One part of the Candidatus Eisenbacteria bacterium genome encodes these proteins:
- the sucD gene encoding succinate--CoA ligase subunit alpha, with protein sequence MSILVDRRTRVLVQGITGRDGSFHSRAMMEYGTQVVAGVTPGKGGSLQDGVPVYDTVIEAAEAQHADTALIFVPPAGAADAILEAASSPRIKLIVCITEGVPVLDTARVMDQLKRRPSPPRLIGPNCPGLISPGRCKVGIMPGHIHVEGRVGVVSRSGTLTYEVVHQLTTNGIGQSTCIGIGGDPLIGTSFIHALEAFEADPGTEAVVMIGEIGGSDEEEAARFIGEKMSKPVVGFIAGLTAPPGKRMGHAGAIVSGGSGTAADKITALENVGVPVAGIPSEIPVFVRKMLGERRPTAAPAVRREAGPRGPRVGGRPAPRAAASGQGRGYRGGPSSSSEPRRGYRGGQASSSEPRRGYRGGQAATSDPRRGPRRPDEAPRRGQGAVGGPRGRAQGPSRPGYG encoded by the coding sequence ATGAGCATCCTTGTGGATCGCCGCACGCGCGTGCTGGTGCAGGGCATCACGGGTCGCGACGGCTCGTTTCACTCGCGGGCGATGATGGAGTACGGCACCCAGGTGGTGGCGGGAGTGACCCCCGGCAAGGGCGGGTCGCTGCAGGACGGCGTGCCGGTGTACGACACGGTGATCGAGGCGGCCGAGGCGCAGCACGCGGACACGGCGCTGATCTTCGTGCCCCCGGCGGGCGCGGCCGACGCGATACTCGAGGCGGCCTCCTCGCCGCGCATCAAGCTGATCGTGTGCATCACCGAGGGCGTGCCGGTGCTGGACACCGCGCGCGTCATGGACCAGCTCAAGCGCCGGCCCAGCCCGCCGCGCCTGATCGGGCCCAACTGTCCCGGCCTCATCTCGCCGGGCCGCTGCAAGGTGGGCATCATGCCCGGCCACATCCACGTCGAGGGTCGCGTGGGCGTGGTGAGCCGCAGCGGAACGCTGACCTACGAGGTGGTGCACCAGCTGACCACCAACGGGATCGGCCAGTCCACTTGCATCGGCATCGGCGGTGACCCGCTGATCGGCACCAGCTTCATCCACGCTCTGGAGGCCTTCGAGGCCGACCCCGGCACCGAGGCCGTGGTGATGATCGGCGAGATCGGCGGCAGCGACGAGGAGGAGGCGGCACGCTTCATCGGCGAGAAGATGAGCAAGCCGGTGGTGGGTTTCATCGCCGGGCTCACCGCCCCGCCGGGCAAGCGCATGGGCCACGCCGGGGCGATCGTCTCCGGCGGCTCGGGCACCGCGGCGGACAAGATCACGGCGCTGGAGAACGTGGGCGTTCCGGTGGCCGGCATCCCTTCGGAGATCCCGGTGTTCGTGCGCAAGATGCTGGGGGAGCGGCGGCCGACCGCCGCGCCGGCGGTACGGCGCGAGGCCGGCCCGCGCGGCCCGCGTGTCGGCGGCCGACCGGCCCCGCGCGCGGCGGCCTCCGGGCAGGGCCGCGGCTACCGCGGCGGCCCGTCCAGCTCCTCCGAGCCGCGCCGCGGCTACCGCGGCGGACAGGCAAGTTCTTCCGAGCCGCGCCGCGGGTATCGCGGCGGACAGGCTGCGACCTCCGACCCGCGCCGCGGCCCGCGCAGGCCGGATGAAGCCCCGCGCCGCGGCCAGGGTGCGGTGGGCGGGCCGCGCGGCAGGGCCCAGGGCCCGTCGCGACCGGGGTACGGC
- the sucC gene encoding ADP-forming succinate--CoA ligase subunit beta encodes MNIQEYQAKELFRAHGIPTTMGEVARTPEEARDVAARIGKPVVVKAQVLVGGRGKAGGIKLAKDPQEAHEKAAQILGMEIKGLTVREVLVAEAADIATEVYLAILVDRRRKKPLLMTCAEGGVDIEEVARRSPEKILTLAIDPDYGLQAFQARQVMMRVAPDARAGLAMAKIAVQLYQVFSREDCSLAEINPLIVTPDGRVLALDAKVGLDDNAEMRHLQVHTSYRPSETEGERLAREAGLSYVKLDGDIGCVVNGAGLAMATMDLVQHFGGKPANFLDIGGSSSPEKVTTAMKIILSDPNVKAVLFNIFGGITRCDDVARGIVEALQNMKVNLPVTVRLTGTNEEEARRILESVNLQATSSMDEGVQAAIASAREARA; translated from the coding sequence ATGAACATTCAAGAGTACCAGGCCAAGGAGCTGTTCCGGGCCCACGGCATTCCGACCACGATGGGCGAGGTGGCGCGCACTCCCGAAGAAGCCCGCGACGTCGCCGCGCGGATCGGCAAGCCGGTGGTGGTGAAGGCCCAGGTGCTGGTGGGCGGCCGCGGCAAGGCCGGTGGCATCAAGCTGGCGAAGGATCCGCAGGAAGCGCACGAGAAGGCCGCGCAGATCCTGGGAATGGAGATCAAGGGCCTCACGGTGCGCGAGGTGCTGGTGGCGGAGGCCGCCGACATCGCCACCGAGGTGTACCTGGCCATCCTGGTGGACCGCCGCCGCAAGAAGCCGTTGCTCATGACCTGCGCCGAGGGCGGCGTGGACATCGAGGAAGTGGCCCGCCGCAGCCCGGAGAAGATCCTCACCCTTGCGATTGACCCCGACTACGGCCTGCAGGCCTTCCAGGCGCGGCAGGTGATGATGCGCGTGGCTCCCGACGCCAGGGCCGGGCTGGCCATGGCGAAGATCGCGGTGCAGCTTTACCAGGTGTTCAGCCGCGAGGACTGCTCGCTGGCGGAGATCAACCCGCTGATCGTCACGCCCGATGGCCGGGTGCTGGCCCTGGACGCCAAGGTGGGCCTGGACGACAACGCCGAGATGCGCCACCTGCAGGTGCACACGAGCTACCGCCCCTCGGAAACCGAGGGGGAGCGCCTGGCGCGCGAGGCCGGTCTGTCCTACGTGAAGCTGGACGGCGACATCGGCTGCGTGGTGAACGGCGCGGGCCTGGCCATGGCCACCATGGACCTGGTGCAGCACTTCGGGGGCAAACCCGCCAACTTCCTCGACATCGGCGGCAGCTCGAGCCCCGAGAAGGTCACCACCGCGATGAAGATCATCCTCTCCGACCCCAACGTGAAGGCCGTCCTGTTCAACATCTTTGGCGGCATCACCCGCTGCGACGACGTGGCCCGGGGCATCGTGGAGGCGCTGCAGAACATGAAGGTGAACCTGCCGGTCACGGTTCGCCTGACGGGGACGAACGAAGAGGAGGCGCGGCGGATTCTGGAAAGCGTGAACCTCCAGGCGACATCGTCCATGGACGAAGGGGTGCAGGCGGCCATCGCCAGCGCCCGGGAGGCGAGGGCCTGA
- a CDS encoding S-layer homology domain-containing protein — translation MTLHSAARAALLTALAATLAAGCAGTPKSPPTPADGQSGPGDKVAPGETRRVASARVDYARIASLQAYGLLMEGWTDSALVLFQRSLARSGAEHTPDAGGRWGLALSYRLSGRISESDTLVMGLAHSPEPEVLLAEGWFDEVRGDTSGALDRYARARTADSTWSPPYLRAAGLLAGRGAPREARELLVRAAAMGDTSAMRVAERLTPPPPPTPAESLLAAASSSPALTRLQWAALLRAHGAPPRPPRFPAPELTHFRAARDSLRDMEGTPWVGLVRGAVMQGGLELYPDGSFRPDDQVSRGRFALWLDLFDWPADSTGTAAECADVPSHDYRRGAVERALGRGLMTPRAAGRFEPEAPMSGEEAVRALRRAAEVR, via the coding sequence ATGACCCTGCATTCCGCGGCGCGCGCCGCGCTCCTCACCGCGCTGGCCGCGACCCTTGCCGCGGGTTGCGCGGGCACGCCGAAATCTCCGCCGACACCCGCCGACGGACAGTCCGGCCCGGGGGACAAGGTAGCGCCCGGGGAGACGCGCCGGGTCGCCTCGGCGCGCGTGGACTACGCGCGCATCGCGTCGCTGCAGGCCTACGGTTTGCTGATGGAAGGCTGGACGGATTCCGCGCTGGTGCTCTTTCAGCGCTCGCTGGCCCGATCCGGGGCCGAGCACACCCCCGACGCCGGCGGCCGCTGGGGCCTGGCACTCAGCTACCGCCTCTCCGGCCGCATTTCCGAATCCGACACCTTGGTCATGGGCCTGGCGCATTCCCCCGAGCCGGAGGTGCTGCTCGCCGAAGGCTGGTTCGACGAAGTGCGCGGCGACACTTCCGGCGCGCTGGACCGCTACGCGCGTGCCCGGACCGCCGATTCCACGTGGTCCCCGCCGTACCTCCGTGCCGCGGGACTGCTGGCGGGCCGGGGGGCGCCCCGGGAGGCGCGCGAGCTGCTGGTGCGAGCGGCCGCGATGGGGGACACTTCGGCGATGCGGGTCGCGGAGCGGCTCACGCCCCCGCCGCCGCCCACGCCGGCGGAGAGCCTGCTGGCCGCCGCCTCGTCCAGTCCCGCGCTGACGCGGCTGCAATGGGCCGCGCTGCTGCGCGCGCACGGGGCGCCGCCGCGCCCGCCGCGCTTCCCGGCGCCGGAACTCACGCACTTCCGCGCCGCGCGCGATTCCCTGCGCGACATGGAGGGCACGCCGTGGGTGGGGCTGGTCCGCGGCGCCGTGATGCAGGGCGGGCTGGAACTTTACCCGGACGGCTCGTTCCGGCCGGACGACCAGGTGTCCCGCGGCCGGTTCGCGCTGTGGCTGGACCTGTTCGACTGGCCCGCGGATTCCACGGGTACGGCCGCGGAGTGCGCGGACGTGCCCTCACACGACTACCGCCGGGGCGCCGTGGAGCGCGCGCTGGGGCGGGGGCTCATGACGCCCCGGGCCGCGGGGCGATTCGAACCGGAGGCCCCGATGAGCGGGGAAGAGGCCGTGCGCGCGCTGCGCCGTGCGGCGGAGGTGCGATGA
- a CDS encoding GAF domain-containing protein, whose product MKPSRSVAGDLGQILAALGPRVLEAWQARAPHARQLTPARASRMWGAVCALADRYEVARRGGVDCAFEESVPARLARRLQRAAPSLWPAIREAVDGTISSPDASADLAWRTSEFLAALAPVLHRARWQGTRARIHDRFERRRRETDEAIRVFRALFDFSREVACALDLDSARTSIIRGATHVLHADWVCLYEPDLEGRTLRMVASSRGAEFAARAPRVDLAAGALAAQAYQSLTCKVLRAVEGGAAPVAPEHAGPVSALFVPLLGVDGPKGVLVLGTNSQPRELSQLEIDTALAFAGHAALAVENAGLFSEARATNERWAALLDVCRVVSSSLDRDTILRRIVEHAASLSVARGCTLFLLDPEREELYPIAANESVYVEEIMAMRLKLGEGITGDVARTGKPEIVPHAIRDPRARHVDNTPEDEDECLCCVPLVSKDRVLGVMTLAREVDRPFHREDLELLIILAHHGSVAIDNARLYGDARRALRELEEAQQHLVRSERLNAFGQVAGGVAHDFNNLLAAILGRTQLMLLRTEDPAVRAGLKVIEQTAHDGVQTVRRIQEFTRVRRDQDFIPVDLHEVVRSGLEMLAQALHTRPAEAVMTLETDLGPVPTVDGSPSELREVLTNLVLNAADAMPAGGRLTVRTLTVDGNAVLQVQDTGTGMSPEVQARAFDPFYTTKKSGGTGLGLSIALGIANRHKGTLKVESQAGQGTCFTLTLPQGTRVPEVETTKQDAELLEQVKVLVVDDEPTVREVMRDMLVNLGHQVILASDGSEALSLLRAQGADVVMTDLGMPGLNGWQVAQAVKCEWPGVPVVLITGWGGQLDLQEARNQNVDFVVSKPFQMEDVLRVLGQAVRLARRDAA is encoded by the coding sequence GTGAAGCCCTCGCGTTCCGTCGCAGGCGACCTGGGACAGATCCTGGCCGCGCTCGGACCCCGTGTCCTCGAGGCGTGGCAGGCGCGCGCCCCGCACGCGCGGCAGCTCACGCCTGCCCGCGCGTCCCGGATGTGGGGTGCGGTGTGCGCGCTCGCCGACCGCTACGAAGTGGCCCGGCGCGGCGGGGTGGACTGCGCGTTCGAAGAGAGCGTTCCCGCCCGTCTGGCCCGTCGCCTCCAGCGCGCCGCGCCCTCCCTTTGGCCCGCGATTCGCGAGGCCGTGGACGGCACCATCTCGTCACCCGACGCGTCTGCCGACTTGGCCTGGCGCACCTCCGAGTTCCTCGCGGCCCTGGCTCCGGTGCTCCACCGCGCCCGCTGGCAGGGCACCCGCGCCCGCATTCACGATCGTTTCGAGCGCCGTCGCCGGGAGACCGACGAGGCCATCCGTGTCTTCCGCGCCCTCTTCGACTTCAGCCGCGAAGTGGCATGCGCCCTGGACCTCGACTCCGCCCGCACCTCCATCATCCGCGGCGCCACCCACGTGTTGCACGCCGATTGGGTGTGCCTCTACGAGCCCGACCTGGAGGGACGGACGTTGCGCATGGTTGCCTCCAGCCGTGGGGCCGAGTTTGCCGCGCGCGCCCCGCGCGTGGACCTGGCGGCCGGTGCGCTGGCGGCGCAGGCCTACCAGAGCCTCACGTGCAAGGTGCTGCGCGCCGTGGAGGGGGGCGCCGCCCCCGTTGCCCCGGAGCATGCCGGGCCGGTGAGCGCCCTGTTCGTGCCGCTGCTGGGAGTGGACGGGCCCAAGGGTGTGCTGGTGCTGGGCACCAATTCGCAGCCGCGCGAACTGAGCCAGCTGGAGATAGACACCGCGCTGGCATTCGCCGGGCACGCGGCGCTGGCGGTGGAAAACGCCGGACTGTTCTCCGAAGCCCGCGCGACCAACGAACGCTGGGCCGCGCTGCTGGACGTGTGCCGCGTGGTGAGCTCCTCGCTGGATCGCGACACCATCCTGCGCCGGATCGTGGAGCACGCCGCCTCCCTGAGCGTGGCGCGCGGCTGCACCCTGTTCCTGCTGGACCCCGAGCGCGAGGAGCTCTATCCCATCGCGGCCAACGAGTCGGTGTACGTGGAAGAGATCATGGCCATGCGCCTGAAGCTGGGCGAAGGGATCACCGGCGACGTGGCCCGCACCGGCAAGCCGGAGATCGTGCCGCACGCCATCCGCGACCCGCGCGCCCGGCACGTGGACAACACGCCCGAGGACGAGGACGAGTGCCTGTGCTGCGTGCCGCTGGTCTCCAAGGACCGGGTGCTGGGCGTGATGACGCTGGCCCGCGAGGTGGACCGGCCGTTCCACCGCGAGGACCTGGAACTGCTGATCATCCTGGCGCATCACGGAAGCGTGGCGATTGACAACGCCCGCCTCTACGGCGACGCCCGCCGCGCGCTGCGCGAGCTGGAGGAGGCGCAGCAGCACCTGGTGCGCTCCGAGCGGCTGAACGCCTTCGGCCAGGTGGCCGGCGGCGTGGCCCACGACTTCAACAACCTGCTCGCGGCCATCCTGGGCCGCACCCAGCTGATGCTGCTGCGCACCGAGGACCCCGCGGTGCGCGCCGGGCTGAAGGTGATCGAACAGACCGCGCACGACGGCGTGCAGACGGTGCGCCGCATCCAGGAGTTCACCCGGGTGCGCCGCGATCAGGACTTCATCCCGGTGGACCTGCACGAGGTGGTGCGCTCGGGGCTGGAGATGCTCGCGCAGGCCCTGCACACCCGCCCCGCCGAGGCGGTGATGACCCTGGAGACCGACCTGGGCCCGGTGCCCACGGTGGACGGCTCGCCCTCGGAGCTGCGCGAGGTGCTCACCAACCTGGTGCTCAACGCCGCGGACGCCATGCCCGCAGGCGGGCGCCTCACGGTGCGCACCCTCACCGTGGACGGCAACGCGGTGCTGCAGGTGCAGGACACCGGCACCGGCATGAGCCCCGAGGTGCAGGCCCGCGCGTTCGATCCGTTCTACACCACCAAGAAGTCGGGCGGCACCGGCCTGGGGCTGAGCATCGCGCTGGGGATCGCCAACCGCCACAAGGGCACGCTCAAGGTGGAGTCGCAGGCGGGACAGGGGACGTGCTTCACGCTGACGCTGCCGCAGGGCACCCGCGTGCCCGAGGTGGAAACCACCAAGCAAGACGCCGAACTGCTGGAGCAGGTGAAGGTGCTGGTGGTGGACGACGAGCCCACGGTGCGCGAGGTGATGCGCGACATGCTGGTGAACCTCGGCCACCAGGTGATCCTGGCTTCCGACGGCTCCGAGGCCCTGTCGCTGCTGCGCGCCCAGGGCGCCGACGTGGTGATGACCGACCTCGGCATGCCCGGGCTCAACGGCTGGCAGGTGGCGCAGGCGGTGAAGTGCGAATGGCCGGGTGTGCCGGTGGTGCTCATCACCGGCTGGGGCGGGCAGCTGGACCTGCAGGAGGCCCGCAACCAGAACGTGGACTTCGTGGTCTCCAAGCCCTTCCAGATGGAGGACGTGCTGCGGGTGCTGGGGCAGGCGGTGCGCCTGGCCCGCCGCGACGCGGCCTGA